A portion of the Bacteroides faecium genome contains these proteins:
- the gmk gene encoding guanylate kinase, which translates to MTGKLIIFSAPSGSGKSTIINYLLTQNLNLAFSISATSRPPRGTEQHGIEYFFLTPEEFRCRIENNEFLEYEEVYKDRYYGTLKAQVEKQLEAGQNVVFDVDVVGGCNIKKFYGDRALSVFVQPPSVEELRCRLEGRGTDAPEVIESRIAKAEYELGFAPQFDCVIVNDNLEIAKVEALKVIREFLEK; encoded by the coding sequence ATGACAGGCAAATTAATTATTTTCTCTGCTCCGTCAGGGTCAGGCAAATCTACTATCATCAATTATCTGCTGACGCAGAACTTGAATCTTGCGTTTTCTATCTCTGCCACCAGTCGTCCGCCGCGTGGAACAGAGCAGCACGGGATTGAATATTTCTTTCTTACTCCCGAAGAGTTTCGCTGCCGCATAGAGAACAATGAATTTCTTGAATACGAAGAAGTATACAAAGACCGCTATTACGGCACGCTGAAAGCACAAGTGGAGAAGCAACTGGAAGCCGGACAGAATGTGGTATTCGACGTCGATGTGGTAGGCGGGTGCAATATCAAGAAGTTTTATGGCGACCGGGCTTTGTCGGTGTTCGTACAGCCGCCTTCGGTAGAGGAACTGCGCTGCCGGTTGGAAGGTCGCGGAACGGATGCGCCTGAGGTGATTGAAAGCCGCATTGCGAAGGCGGAGTATGAATTAGGTTTTGCTCCGCAGTTTGATTGTGTCATCGTGAATGATAATCTGGAAATAGCTAAGGTGGAAGCTTTGAAAGTTATCAGGGAGTTCTTGGAAAAATAA
- a CDS encoding YicC/YloC family endoribonuclease yields MIQSMTGYGKATAELPDKKINVEIKSLNSKAMDLSTRIAPAYREKEIEIRNEISKVLERGKVDFSLWIEKKEGADAIPVNKAILENYYLQLDSICNELGIPRPEPGDWLQVLLRMPDVMSKTEIQELSVEEWNTVHATVLEAVGHLMDFRKQEGAALEKKFREKIANINSLLEKITPYEKERVEKVKERITDALEKTLSVDYDKNRLEQELIYYIEKLDVNEEKQRLGNHLKYFISTMESGNGQGKKLGFIAQEMGREINTLGSKSNHAEMQKIVVQMKDELEQIKEQVLNVM; encoded by the coding sequence ATGATACAGTCTATGACAGGATACGGCAAAGCTACGGCCGAACTCCCCGATAAAAAAATAAATGTAGAAATCAAGTCGCTCAACAGCAAAGCGATGGACTTGTCCACCCGTATTGCTCCGGCTTACCGTGAAAAAGAGATTGAAATCCGCAACGAGATTTCGAAAGTGCTGGAACGTGGAAAGGTTGACTTCAGCCTGTGGATTGAGAAGAAAGAGGGTGCGGACGCTATCCCCGTCAATAAAGCAATTCTTGAAAATTACTATCTTCAACTGGATTCAATCTGCAACGAACTGGGTATTCCTCGTCCGGAACCGGGAGACTGGCTTCAGGTATTGCTCCGCATGCCGGACGTGATGTCGAAAACGGAAATTCAGGAACTTTCGGTAGAGGAATGGAATACGGTTCATGCCACTGTGCTCGAAGCGGTCGGCCATCTGATGGATTTCCGCAAGCAGGAAGGTGCCGCACTGGAAAAGAAATTCCGTGAGAAGATTGCGAATATCAACAGCTTGCTCGAAAAAATCACTCCGTACGAGAAGGAACGTGTGGAGAAGGTGAAAGAACGTATCACGGATGCTCTTGAAAAGACTTTGAGCGTGGATTACGACAAGAACCGCCTGGAACAGGAGTTGATTTATTATATCGAGAAGCTAGACGTGAACGAAGAGAAGCAACGCTTGGGCAATCATCTGAAATATTTTATCAGTACGATGGAAAGTGGTAACGGACAGGGCAAGAAACTCGGATTTATCGCTCAGGAGATGGGGCGTGAAATCAATACGCTGGGCAGCAAGTCCAATCACGCAGAGATGCAGAAAATCGTCGTTCAGATGAAGGATGAGTTGGAACAGATTAAGGAGCAGGTGTTGAACGTTATGTAA
- a CDS encoding metallophosphoesterase family protein: MTRIGLLSDTHACWDEKYLEYFEPCDEIWHAGDIGSVEVAEKLAAFRPFRAVYGNIDGQEIRKLFPQVNRFTVDGAEVLIKHIGGYPGKYDPSIIGSLMARPPKLFISGHSHILKVKYDKTLDMLHINPGAAGMSGFHKVRTLVRFVIDQGAFSDLEVVELADK; this comes from the coding sequence ATGACAAGAATTGGATTATTATCAGATACTCACGCTTGCTGGGACGAGAAATACCTGGAATATTTCGAGCCGTGTGACGAGATTTGGCATGCCGGAGACATTGGTTCAGTGGAAGTTGCGGAGAAGTTGGCGGCGTTCCGGCCGTTCAGGGCGGTCTATGGAAATATAGACGGGCAGGAAATCAGGAAGCTGTTTCCACAGGTGAACCGCTTTACGGTGGATGGTGCGGAGGTGCTGATAAAGCATATCGGCGGTTATCCGGGGAAGTATGACCCTTCGATAATCGGCAGTCTCATGGCGCGTCCGCCAAAACTTTTTATCAGCGGACATTCGCATATACTAAAGGTGAAGTATGACAAAACGCTCGATATGCTACATATCAATCCGGGGGCGGCAGGGATGTCGGGCTTTCATAAGGTGCGGACATTGGTGCGGTTTGTAATCGACCAAGGGGCGTTCAGTGACCTGGAAGTTGTCGAGCTGGCAGATAAATAA
- the rfbB gene encoding dTDP-glucose 4,6-dehydratase, which yields MKTYLVTGAAGFIGANYIKYILGKYSDVKVVILDALTYAGNLGTIAKDIDNERCFFIKGDICSRDVVDGLFAEYRFDYVVNFAAESHVDRSIENPQLFLITNILGTQNLLDCARRAWVMGKDEHGYPTWRKGVRYHQVSTDEVYGSLGAEGYFTETTPLCPHSPYSASKTSADMFVMAYHDTYKMPVTITRCSNNYGPYHFPEKLIPLIIKNILEGKHLPVYGDGSNVRDWLYVEDHCKAIDVVVREGKEGEVYNVGGHNEKTNLEIVKLTISTIRRLMTENPEYRKILKKKVKDANGEISIDWINEDLITFVKDRLGHDQRYAIDPTKITDALGWYPETKFEVGIVKTIEWYLENQAWVEEVTSGDYQGYYEKMYGK from the coding sequence ATGAAAACTTATCTAGTGACTGGTGCCGCAGGTTTTATCGGTGCGAATTACATTAAGTACATCTTGGGCAAGTATAGCGATGTCAAAGTCGTGATACTGGACGCTCTGACGTATGCAGGTAACTTGGGAACGATTGCCAAAGACATCGACAACGAACGCTGCTTTTTTATCAAGGGAGATATTTGTAGCCGCGATGTGGTAGACGGTCTTTTTGCTGAGTATCGTTTTGACTATGTGGTGAATTTTGCTGCCGAAAGTCACGTAGACCGCAGCATCGAAAATCCGCAACTGTTCCTGATTACGAACATTCTCGGGACACAGAACTTGTTGGATTGCGCACGTCGTGCATGGGTGATGGGTAAAGACGAACATGGTTACCCGACCTGGAGAAAGGGTGTACGTTATCATCAGGTATCTACCGATGAGGTGTACGGCTCGCTCGGAGCCGAAGGGTATTTCACCGAGACTACCCCGCTTTGTCCTCACAGCCCGTACAGTGCTTCCAAAACGAGCGCGGATATGTTCGTAATGGCTTATCACGACACGTATAAGATGCCGGTTACAATTACCCGCTGTTCAAATAACTATGGTCCGTATCATTTCCCTGAGAAGTTGATTCCGTTGATAATCAAGAATATCCTCGAAGGAAAGCATCTGCCTGTCTATGGTGACGGCAGCAACGTGCGCGACTGGCTTTATGTGGAAGACCACTGCAAAGCGATTGACGTCGTAGTGCGTGAAGGCAAGGAAGGTGAAGTGTACAACGTAGGCGGACACAATGAGAAGACAAATCTCGAAATTGTGAAGCTGACTATTTCTACCATTCGCCGTCTGATGACGGAGAACCCCGAATATCGCAAGATTCTCAAGAAGAAAGTGAAAGATGCCAACGGTGAGATTTCTATCGATTGGATTAACGAAGACCTGATTACTTTCGTCAAAGACCGTTTGGGACACGACCAGCGTTACGCTATCGACCCGACGAAGATAACAGATGCTTTGGGCTGGTATCCCGAAACAAAATTCGAAGTCGGAATTGTGAAGACTATCGAATGGTACTTGGAAAACCAGGCTTGGGTGGAAGAAGTTACCAGCGGCGATTATCAAGGTTATTACGAAAAGATGTACGGGAAATAA
- a CDS encoding RNA degradosome polyphosphate kinase, protein MESKYNYFKRDISWLSFNYRVLMEALDEHLPLYERINFISIYSSNLEEFYKIRVADHKAVASGATESDEETVQSARELVEEINREVNRQLDDRVRIYEQKILPALRKNHIIFYQDRHVEPFHQKFIKDFFKEEIFPYLQPVPVSKDKIVSFLRDNRLYLAIRVYLKNDAAKADASKKDDQRIPYYFVMKQPYAKVPRFIELPSHEKNHYLMFTEDIIKANLNLIFPGYDIDSSYCIKISRDADILIDDTASSADLVAQLKKKVKKRKIGDVCRFVYDRAMPQDFLDFLVDAFHIHRDELVTGDKHLNLEDLRHLPNPNKSLHTVEKPKPMKLTILDEKESIFNYVAQKDLLLYYPYHSFEHFIHFLYEAVHNPETREIMVTQYRVAENSAVINTLIAAAQNGKKVTVFVELKARFDEENNLATAEMMQAAGIKIIYSIPGLKVHAKVALIRRRGLNGEKLPSYAYISTGNFNEKTATLYADCGLFTCRKEIVNDLYNLFRTLQGKESPKFSTLLVARFNLIPELNRLIDREIALADQGKQGRIILKMNALQDPTMIDRLYEASEHGVQIDLIVRGICCLIPGQSYSRNIRVTRIVDSFLEHARIWYFGNNGSPKVFMGSPDWMRRNLYRRIEAITPILAPDLRDSLIEMLNIQLADNQKACWVDDRLQNIFKKRTPGTPSVRAQYSFYDWLNKK, encoded by the coding sequence ATGGAAAGCAAATATAATTATTTTAAGCGAGATATCAGTTGGTTATCATTCAACTACCGCGTATTGATGGAAGCTTTGGACGAGCATCTCCCGCTCTACGAGCGCATTAATTTCATTTCCATCTACTCTTCCAACCTCGAAGAATTTTACAAAATCCGTGTGGCCGACCATAAAGCGGTCGCTTCGGGAGCTACGGAAAGCGACGAAGAAACCGTACAATCCGCCCGCGAACTCGTAGAAGAAATCAACCGGGAAGTCAACCGGCAACTGGACGACCGTGTGCGCATCTACGAACAAAAGATACTGCCCGCCCTGCGCAAAAACCATATCATATTCTATCAGGACAGACACGTAGAACCGTTCCACCAGAAATTTATCAAAGACTTCTTCAAAGAAGAAATCTTCCCCTACCTGCAACCGGTACCCGTATCCAAAGATAAAATCGTCTCCTTCCTGCGAGACAACCGGCTTTATCTTGCCATCCGTGTCTACCTGAAAAACGATGCCGCCAAGGCAGACGCCTCAAAAAAAGACGACCAGCGCATCCCCTACTACTTCGTCATGAAGCAACCGTACGCCAAAGTCCCCCGCTTCATCGAACTCCCGTCTCACGAGAAGAACCACTACTTGATGTTCACCGAAGACATCATCAAAGCGAATCTCAACCTTATCTTCCCCGGCTACGACATTGATTCGAGCTACTGTATCAAAATCTCCCGCGACGCTGACATTCTGATTGACGACACCGCCAGCAGCGCCGACCTCGTAGCCCAACTGAAGAAAAAAGTAAAGAAACGCAAGATAGGCGACGTCTGCCGTTTTGTTTATGACCGTGCCATGCCGCAAGACTTCCTGGATTTCCTTGTAGACGCCTTCCACATTCACCGTGACGAACTCGTCACCGGCGACAAGCACCTGAACCTGGAAGACCTGCGCCATCTCCCCAACCCGAACAAATCCCTGCACACGGTTGAGAAGCCGAAGCCGATGAAGCTCACCATCCTTGACGAAAAGGAATCCATCTTCAACTACGTCGCCCAAAAGGATTTACTCTTATATTACCCTTACCACTCTTTCGAGCACTTCATCCACTTCCTCTACGAAGCCGTGCACAACCCGGAAACCCGTGAAATCATGGTGACACAATACCGCGTAGCCGAAAACTCCGCCGTCATCAACACCCTGATAGCCGCCGCCCAAAACGGCAAGAAAGTCACCGTATTCGTAGAACTGAAAGCCCGTTTCGACGAAGAGAACAACCTCGCCACCGCCGAAATGATGCAAGCCGCCGGCATCAAAATAATATACAGCATCCCCGGCCTGAAAGTCCACGCCAAGGTAGCCCTCATCCGCCGCCGCGGACTGAACGGCGAAAAGCTCCCCAGCTACGCCTACATCAGCACCGGCAACTTCAACGAGAAGACCGCCACCCTCTACGCCGACTGCGGACTTTTCACCTGCCGCAAAGAGATAGTGAACGACCTCTACAACCTCTTCCGCACTCTCCAAGGTAAGGAAAGCCCGAAGTTCAGCACCCTGCTCGTCGCCCGTTTCAACCTCATCCCCGAGTTGAACCGCCTCATCGACCGCGAAATAGCCCTCGCCGACCAAGGCAAACAAGGACGTATCATCCTCAAAATGAACGCCCTTCAAGACCCCACTATGATAGACCGCCTCTACGAAGCATCCGAACACGGCGTACAAATCGACCTCATCGTCCGCGGCATCTGCTGCCTCATCCCCGGTCAGTCATACAGTCGTAACATCCGTGTCACCCGTATTGTAGACAGTTTCCTTGAGCACGCCCGCATCTGGTACTTCGGCAACAACGGCAGCCCCAAAGTTTTCATGGGTTCTCCCGACTGGATGCGTCGCAACCTCTACCGCCGCATCGAAGCCATCACCCCCATCCTCGCCCCCGACCTGCGCGACAGCCTGATTGAAATGCTCAACATCCAACTCGCCGACAACCAAAAAGCCTGCTGGGTGGACGACCGCCTGCAAAACATATTCAAAAAAAGAACACCCGGCACACCAAGCGTCCGGGCGCAATACAGCTTCTATGACTGGCTGAATAAAAAATGA
- a CDS encoding DUF4290 domain-containing protein, with amino-acid sequence MQYNTQQKRMPLPEYGRSIQNMVDYALTIQDRAERQRCANTIINIMGNMFPHLRDVPDFKHKLWDHLAIMSGFELDIDYPYEIIREDNLVTRPDHIPYYTSRMRYRHYGRTLEILIKKAIEFPEGNEKRNLVALICNHMKKDYMAWNKDTVDDKKIAEDLYELSDGKLQMTDDIVRLMAERLNQNYRPKTNYTNNRQNTKRRY; translated from the coding sequence ATGCAATATAACACTCAACAGAAAAGAATGCCGCTTCCTGAATACGGACGCAGTATCCAGAACATGGTCGATTATGCATTGACTATCCAGGACCGTGCAGAACGTCAGCGTTGTGCCAACACTATCATCAACATCATGGGAAATATGTTCCCTCATCTGCGTGATGTGCCCGATTTCAAGCATAAACTGTGGGACCACCTCGCCATCATGTCCGGCTTCGAACTGGATATCGACTATCCTTATGAAATTATCCGTGAAGATAACCTGGTGACACGTCCCGACCACATTCCTTATTACACTTCCCGTATGCGTTACCGTCACTACGGACGCACATTGGAAATCCTGATAAAGAAAGCCATCGAATTTCCCGAAGGAAACGAAAAGAGAAACCTCGTAGCCCTCATCTGCAACCACATGAAGAAGGACTACATGGCATGGAACAAGGATACGGTAGACGACAAGAAGATTGCCGAAGACCTCTACGAGCTTTCCGACGGCAAACTTCAGATGACGGATGATATCGTCCGCCTGATGGCAGAACGTTTGAACCAGAACTATCGTCCGAAGACGAACTATACCAATAACCGTCAGAACACTAAGAGAAGATATTAG
- the tsaB gene encoding tRNA (adenosine(37)-N6)-threonylcarbamoyltransferase complex dimerization subunit type 1 TsaB — translation MSCILNIETSTSVCSVAVSQDGQTIFVKEDLKGPSHAVSLGVFVDEALSFIDSHAIPLDAVAVSCGPGSYTGLRIGVSMAKGVCYGRNVPLIGVQTLEVLSVPVLLYHDLPEDALLCPMIDARRMEVYAAIYDRGLNVKRAIAADIVDETSYLEYLDRHPVYFYGNGAAKCREKLTHPNAHFIDDIHPLAKMMFPLAEKAIANEDYKDVAYFEPFYLKEFVASMPKKLL, via the coding sequence ATGTCGTGTATACTGAATATTGAAACCTCTACCTCTGTTTGCTCGGTAGCGGTCAGTCAAGACGGACAGACGATTTTTGTGAAAGAAGACTTGAAAGGCCCTTCACACGCCGTGTCTCTGGGAGTATTTGTAGATGAAGCGTTGTCGTTCATTGACAGTCATGCCATCCCGTTGGATGCGGTCGCGGTGAGTTGCGGCCCGGGTTCTTATACAGGGCTTCGGATAGGAGTTTCGATGGCGAAAGGAGTTTGTTACGGACGCAATGTCCCCTTGATAGGAGTACAGACGCTCGAAGTATTGAGTGTCCCCGTATTGTTGTATCACGACCTGCCCGAAGACGCGTTGCTCTGCCCGATGATAGATGCACGCCGCATGGAAGTCTATGCAGCCATCTACGACCGGGGCTTGAACGTGAAACGTGCCATCGCCGCCGACATCGTGGACGAAACGTCCTATCTGGAATATCTCGACCGCCATCCGGTCTACTTCTACGGCAACGGAGCTGCCAAATGCCGCGAAAAGCTAACGCATCCCAACGCGCATTTCATCGACGACATCCACCCGCTGGCAAAAATGATGTTCCCCCTGGCAGAGAAGGCAATAGCCAACGAAGACTATAAAGACGTAGCTTATTTCGAACCTTTCTACCTGAAAGAATTCGTAGCTTCCATGCCTAAAAAACTTTTATAA
- a CDS encoding metallophosphoesterase: MKKTIYPFILLTLLLLVSCKSKKNLVATLPRPVLNIDSVSTDITDTTGTIAEMFTPDHSQLKDLDVSKNKKRKPKKQETLADDKHSDWVLRGTKITSSAVKLSSAYAGIDRVVNYDFTHRDVPEAFEGFRIAFISDLHYKSLFKEQGLNSLVNLLIAQKADVLLMGGDYQEGCEYVEPLFAALSRVKTPMGTYGVMGNNDYERCHDDIVRTMEHYGMRVLEHKVDTLRKDGQQILIAGVRNPFDLARNGVSPSLALSPKDFVILLVHTPDYIEDVSIANTDLALAGHTHGGQVRIFGVAPILPSHYGNRFVTGLAYNSAKIPLIVTNGIGTSQMPIRIGAPAEIIMITLHRLTE, encoded by the coding sequence ATGAAGAAAACAATATACCCTTTTATCCTGTTGACGTTACTTTTGTTGGTTTCTTGCAAATCGAAAAAGAACCTGGTAGCAACCTTGCCGCGCCCTGTTTTGAATATCGACTCCGTCTCTACGGATATAACAGATACTACCGGTACCATTGCCGAAATGTTCACCCCCGACCATTCGCAACTCAAAGACTTGGACGTCTCAAAAAACAAGAAACGTAAACCTAAGAAACAAGAAACCCTTGCCGACGACAAACACTCTGACTGGGTGCTTCGTGGCACAAAGATAACCTCTTCGGCAGTCAAACTCTCTTCTGCCTATGCGGGCATAGACCGTGTCGTGAACTACGACTTTACCCACCGTGACGTTCCCGAAGCATTCGAGGGTTTCCGCATCGCTTTCATTTCCGATTTGCACTATAAGAGCTTATTCAAAGAACAAGGCTTGAACAGCCTTGTCAATCTCTTGATTGCTCAAAAGGCGGACGTTCTCTTGATGGGCGGTGATTACCAGGAAGGCTGCGAATACGTAGAACCTCTATTTGCCGCACTTTCGCGCGTAAAGACACCGATGGGAACTTATGGAGTGATGGGGAATAACGACTATGAACGCTGCCACGACGATATTGTACGCACGATGGAACATTACGGAATGCGTGTGCTGGAACATAAAGTGGATACACTTCGCAAAGACGGCCAGCAGATTCTTATCGCCGGAGTGCGCAACCCTTTCGACCTTGCCCGCAATGGCGTGTCACCGTCTTTGGCACTTTCTCCCAAAGACTTCGTAATCCTGCTCGTGCACACACCGGATTATATAGAAGACGTTTCGATAGCCAACACCGACCTCGCCTTGGCGGGACATACACATGGCGGACAAGTCCGTATATTTGGAGTTGCTCCGATACTGCCCTCACATTACGGCAATCGTTTCGTGACCGGACTGGCTTATAACTCGGCAAAGATTCCCTTAATTGTCACCAATGGTATCGGCACCTCACAAATGCCAATCCGTATCGGTGCTCCGGCAGAAATAATAATGATAACGCTCCACCGGCTGACGGAGTAA
- a CDS encoding 1,4-dihydroxy-2-naphthoate polyprenyltransferase: MEAVKRNSLQAWILAARPKTLTGAITPVLIGTALATMDGHFHWLPALVCCLFASLMQIAANFINDLFDFLKGTDREDRLGPERACAQGWISPQAMKTGIIVTVALACLIGCTLLFFAGWELIIVGVLCVLFAFLYTTGPYPLSYNGWGDILVIVFFGFVPVGGTYYVQALTWTPDVTVASLVCGLLIDTLLVVNNYRDREADARSGKRTVIVRFGEKFGRYFYLTLGIAASLLCLFFLFEGHIYAALLPQLYLIPHFLTWKRMVKIYSGKKLNSILGETSRNMLLMGILLSIGMIL, from the coding sequence ATGGAAGCAGTAAAGCGTAACTCATTACAAGCATGGATATTAGCAGCACGTCCCAAGACACTCACAGGAGCCATTACACCTGTCTTGATAGGTACGGCACTTGCCACGATGGACGGACATTTTCATTGGCTGCCCGCACTCGTCTGCTGCCTGTTTGCGAGTTTGATGCAGATTGCCGCCAATTTCATCAATGACCTTTTCGACTTTCTCAAAGGAACCGACCGCGAAGACCGCCTGGGTCCTGAACGCGCCTGTGCGCAAGGATGGATTTCTCCACAAGCGATGAAAACAGGAATTATTGTGACCGTTGCCCTTGCCTGTCTTATCGGTTGCACATTGCTTTTCTTTGCCGGATGGGAGCTTATTATTGTTGGAGTACTTTGCGTATTGTTTGCTTTTCTTTATACTACGGGGCCTTATCCCCTCTCCTACAATGGTTGGGGAGATATACTGGTCATTGTCTTTTTCGGATTCGTACCCGTAGGTGGAACTTACTATGTGCAAGCATTGACATGGACACCGGACGTCACCGTCGCTTCCCTTGTCTGCGGACTGCTTATCGACACTTTGCTGGTAGTGAACAACTACCGCGACCGCGAAGCGGACGCACGGAGCGGAAAACGAACGGTTATCGTCCGTTTCGGCGAGAAGTTCGGGCGCTACTTCTATCTGACATTGGGGATTGCGGCTTCTCTCCTCTGCCTGTTTTTCCTTTTTGAAGGACATATCTATGCCGCCCTTCTCCCACAGCTTTACCTGATTCCTCATTTCCTCACCTGGAAACGGATGGTGAAAATCTACAGTGGTAAAAAATTAAACAGCATATTAGGCGAGACTTCGCGTAATATGCTGCTTATGGGTATTCTTTTATCTATCGGAATGATCCTTTGA
- the rfbA gene encoding glucose-1-phosphate thymidylyltransferase RfbA, whose protein sequence is MKGIILAGGSATRLYPLSKAISKQIMPVYDKPMIYYPLSTLMLAGIREVLIISTPRDLPMFRDLLGTGEELGMSFSYKIQEQPNGLAQAFVLGADFLNGEPGCLILGDNMFYGQGFSAMLRRAASTEKGACIFGYYVKDPRAYGVVEFDEQGNVISLEEKPKVPKSNYAVPGLYFYDASVTEKAAALRPSARGEYEITDLNRLYLEEGTLKVELFGRGFAWLDTGNCDSLLEASNFVATIQNRQGFYVSCIEEIAWRQGWIPTEQLLLLGQRLEKTEYGKYLIELAKQP, encoded by the coding sequence ATGAAAGGAATTATTCTCGCCGGGGGAAGTGCCACCCGTCTTTATCCGCTTTCTAAAGCGATTTCCAAACAGATTATGCCTGTGTATGACAAACCGATGATTTATTATCCATTGTCTACGTTGATGTTGGCGGGAATACGTGAGGTGTTGATAATCTCGACTCCGCGTGACTTGCCGATGTTCCGCGACTTGCTGGGAACGGGTGAAGAGTTGGGAATGTCTTTCTCTTATAAGATTCAGGAGCAGCCCAACGGATTGGCACAGGCTTTCGTCCTGGGTGCCGACTTTCTGAACGGCGAACCGGGATGTTTGATTCTTGGTGATAATATGTTCTACGGACAGGGATTTTCCGCTATGCTTCGTCGGGCTGCCAGTACGGAGAAAGGGGCTTGTATCTTCGGTTATTACGTGAAAGACCCGCGCGCTTATGGTGTCGTGGAATTTGACGAACAGGGAAATGTGATTTCTTTGGAAGAAAAGCCGAAAGTGCCGAAAAGCAATTATGCCGTGCCCGGACTCTACTTTTATGATGCCAGCGTGACGGAAAAAGCGGCGGCTCTTCGCCCTTCGGCACGTGGGGAATATGAAATAACGGATTTGAACCGCCTTTATCTGGAAGAAGGTACGTTGAAAGTGGAGCTGTTCGGACGCGGATTCGCTTGGCTGGATACGGGAAATTGCGACAGTCTGCTGGAAGCTTCCAATTTTGTAGCTACCATTCAGAATCGTCAGGGCTTCTACGTGAGTTGTATCGAAGAAATAGCCTGGCGTCAGGGATGGATTCCGACGGAGCAGTTGCTTCTGTTGGGACAGCGACTCGAAAAGACCGAGTATGGCAAATACCTCATCGAACTGGCGAAACAACCCTAA
- the nadD gene encoding nicotinate (nicotinamide) nucleotide adenylyltransferase — translation MAEKVSKPKTGIFSGSFNPIHIGHLALANYLCEYEGLDEIWFMVSPQNPLKTQAELWSDELRLQLVGLSISDYPRFQVSDFECHLPRPSYSVHTLEKLREAYPEREFHFIIGSDNWTRFDRWYQSERIIKENQIIIYPRPGFPVNEEELPETVRLVHSPVFEISSTFIRKALDAGKDIRYFLHPKVWEAIKALRNT, via the coding sequence ATGGCGGAAAAAGTCAGCAAGCCAAAAACCGGAATCTTTAGCGGGTCATTCAATCCGATTCATATCGGGCATCTCGCTTTAGCCAATTATCTTTGTGAGTACGAGGGATTGGACGAAATTTGGTTTATGGTCAGCCCGCAAAATCCTTTAAAAACGCAGGCTGAGTTATGGAGTGACGAGCTTCGTCTTCAATTAGTCGGGTTATCTATCAGTGATTATCCTCGCTTTCAAGTCTCGGATTTTGAATGTCATCTGCCACGCCCTTCTTACAGCGTACACACATTGGAGAAGTTGCGCGAAGCCTATCCCGAACGTGAGTTTCATTTTATTATCGGTTCGGATAATTGGACACGCTTCGACCGTTGGTATCAGTCGGAACGTATCATCAAGGAGAACCAAATCATCATTTACCCCCGCCCGGGCTTTCCCGTGAATGAAGAGGAATTGCCGGAAACGGTACGTCTCGTTCACTCCCCTGTGTTCGAAATCAGTTCTACGTTTATCCGTAAGGCCTTGGACGCAGGAAAGGATATCCGATATTTTCTGCATCCGAAGGTTTGGGAAGCTATAAAAGCCTTGCGAAATACTTAA
- a CDS encoding putative toxin-antitoxin system toxin component, PIN family has translation MSVARKKRVIVDTNCWISFLIGRRLGKLVTLLSDERIELVLCSELLEELLEVTQRPKFTRYFPLEEVESLLEFLRLRCSFFTPTENIKLCRDIEDDYLLNLAHVAKAHYLVTGDKDLLVLKRIERCKIVDVKEFEEVFREK, from the coding sequence ATGAGCGTCGCAAGAAAGAAACGGGTAATCGTTGATACGAATTGCTGGATTAGTTTTTTGATTGGACGACGGTTGGGAAAACTTGTGACATTGTTGTCTGACGAGAGAATAGAGCTCGTGTTATGTTCGGAATTGTTAGAAGAATTGCTTGAAGTAACCCAACGACCTAAATTTACCCGTTATTTTCCGTTAGAGGAAGTTGAGTCTTTATTGGAGTTCTTACGTTTACGTTGCTCTTTTTTTACTCCGACGGAAAATATAAAACTTTGTCGGGATATAGAAGATGATTATTTATTGAATTTGGCACATGTGGCTAAAGCACACTATTTAGTAACGGGTGACAAGGACTTATTGGTTCTAAAACGCATAGAACGTTGTAAAATAGTTGATGTAAAAGAGTTTGAAGAAGTATTCCGTGAGAAATGA